The Alkalihalobacillus sp. TS-13 genomic interval CCTGCTTCCTTCACATGTTCAGGTGTCGGGAAATCAGGCAGTCCGAGAGTCAGGGAAATCGCTTCTGGGAACTCTGAAACACGGTTGAAAAACTGGCGGATCCCTGAAATCTGTATATCTTTGACTCTAGGATTTATTAATTGCTCCATTATGGGTTCCACTCCTTATCGGAATCACTTCATGTAACTATTTGAAGTTTAGCGTTTTAGCGGGGCAGCGTCAACGGAAGCTGTCAATCATTTGTGTTTTTTAAATAGACTTCGGTACAATGATAGAAAACCCTAATAAAGTAGGTGTATTGCATGAAAAATATCGTTTCGGCGGACTGGTTTCGTTCCAGACTGGATGATCCAAATGTCGTACCAGTCGATTGTCGTTTCTATCTACAGGAAAAAGAACGGGGAATGGAAGAGTACCAGGATGCTCATATACCAGGAGCAAGTTATGCCGATCTTGAAAAGAATCTTTCCGGGCAAGTTCAAGGTCATGGCGGCCGTCATCCATTACCGAACCTTGATGACTTTCTCCAATTCCTTGGGGCGATCGGCATTGATAACTCGAAAACGGTTGTCGCGTATGATGCTCAGAATACAGCAATGGCTGCGAGATTATGGTGGATGCTCAAGTATCTCGATCATGAGGAAGTGTATGTCCTTGATGGCGGGATCCAGGAATGGGAGAAGAAAGGATATCCACTCACCGAAAAATTACCGGATGTAGAGAAGACAACCTATAGGCCGAATATAAAAGAGGACATGATTGCAGATCTAGCAGAAGTCAAGCTCGCATCACAACTCGATGATACGATTCTTGTCGATGCACGGGACAATGATCGTTTTGCAGGAAAATCGGAACCGATCGATCCGAAAGCAGGGCATATCCCGACAGCTCAAAATAAATTTTTTGCAGATAATCTGGAACAAGGCAAGTGGAAATCAAAAGAGCAATTGAAAGACCGTTTCCAAGACCAACTGCATAAACCGATCATCAACTATTGCGGATCAGGGGTCACAGCATGTGTGAACGTACTTGCTCTTGATGAAATCGAAAAGAAAAGCAAGCTCTATGTAGGCAGCTGGAGCGATTGGAGCTCCTACGATGAGAATCCAGTTGAAACAGAAAAAATGTAGAAAGCATGTGTTAAAATTTCACGTACCGTACTAATAAGAGATTTTTAGAAATCGTTTTTATTTATTTAAGAGAAATTTTCGTAACAACTGGATAAAAATCCATGTAATGAAAAACTGTAACAAGTGGAAACACATTTTAGCGGACATCAGAGCCGTTATTTGTGAACAAAACCTACGTTTCAGAATTTTAACGGACATGAGAGCGCTTATTTGTGTACAAAGGGGATGAATTCCTCTATTCATCACGAAATAAGATCTCTGGTGTCCGTTATTTTTCTAAATCATATAAGTTGGGGGCAAATAACGTCTCCTGTGTCCGTTACACAATTTCCGAAACGTGGATATCGGTAGGGAGAGTTAGTTCCTCAAATTTAACAGGTTAATCATTGCCAATACCAAGAAAACATTGTACACTCTATTTTGGTTTAATAATATATGGGAATAATAGAAATAATAGATTCAGTGTAAAAAGGGGAGAGTGCAATTGACATGGGACGTTCTCAATGTAATTGGCACATTGGCATTCGCGATCAGTGGCGCGATTGTCGCAATGGAAGAAGATTATGATTTACTAGGTGTAATGATCCTCGGTCTGGCAACAGCTTTTGGAGGCGGGATCATCCGAAATATATTGATAGAAGTTCCGATGACGACGCTTTGGCAGCAAGATATACTCATCAAAGTCACGGTCCTTCTTATTTTCATCGTGTTCATTATCCCAGATACGTGGATTCATTTTACAAGAGCATGGTTGAACTTTTTTGATGCGATCGGGCTGGCGACATTTGCAGTACAAGGGGCAATGTACGCATCAGTTGCAGGCCATTCCATAGCCGCCGTCATCATGGCTGCGGTCATGACTGGAACAGGCGGAGGTATTGTCCGTGACCTTCTTGCAGGGAGGAAACCGACTGTCTTGCGCTACGATATTTACGCAGCTTGGGCCATCATTGCTGGAGTATTCATCGGACTTGAAATAACAAATGACCCTTGGGAACTGTATTTATTGAGTGCGGTCCTCATCTTCTTGCGGATGTGTTCCGCCAAATACCGCTGGAAGCTCCCGCACCGATATTTGCATACATTTTAGCTTGAGAAGATCACAGCCTCCTATGAGAAACTGTGATTTTTTTTGTTAATTAAAAGAGGTTATTTTACGGTTGATCTTCTTTGCTT includes:
- a CDS encoding sulfurtransferase; this translates as MKNIVSADWFRSRLDDPNVVPVDCRFYLQEKERGMEEYQDAHIPGASYADLEKNLSGQVQGHGGRHPLPNLDDFLQFLGAIGIDNSKTVVAYDAQNTAMAARLWWMLKYLDHEEVYVLDGGIQEWEKKGYPLTEKLPDVEKTTYRPNIKEDMIADLAEVKLASQLDDTILVDARDNDRFAGKSEPIDPKAGHIPTAQNKFFADNLEQGKWKSKEQLKDRFQDQLHKPIINYCGSGVTACVNVLALDEIEKKSKLYVGSWSDWSSYDENPVETEKM
- a CDS encoding trimeric intracellular cation channel family protein, which codes for MTWDVLNVIGTLAFAISGAIVAMEEDYDLLGVMILGLATAFGGGIIRNILIEVPMTTLWQQDILIKVTVLLIFIVFIIPDTWIHFTRAWLNFFDAIGLATFAVQGAMYASVAGHSIAAVIMAAVMTGTGGGIVRDLLAGRKPTVLRYDIYAAWAIIAGVFIGLEITNDPWELYLLSAVLIFLRMCSAKYRWKLPHRYLHTF